The following DNA comes from Musa acuminata AAA Group cultivar baxijiao chromosome BXJ1-4, Cavendish_Baxijiao_AAA, whole genome shotgun sequence.
TGTCCTTCTTGGGCGTGTTGATCCCCGGCGTGCTTAGCAGATTGGAGTCCCTTCTGCAGGAGGCACCGATCAGGAATGTAAAGCTTGTTGCCTACACGGATGAGAAAGTAGTGCAGACAGCGTACTTGATGCAGTTCTTGTTCTCGCAGCCGCAGGCGCAGGAGCGGCAAGGGATTATGGTGTCGTTGtagaaggaggagaaggagacgcAGCAGGTTGGGTGCTTGGAGGAAAGAAACTGTGAGTAGGTGCACGTAACATTCCAGGTCACTGCACAGCCACCACCATACAGAGTTCATCAGAGGATGGCAGCGGAGTACAGCAGCAGAAGCTTATGAGCAGAGATTTACTGAGCGCCTGCGTCTTCCGCCGCTTGTCCGGCGTGAGAAATATGGTGGACGGCACAACCTTGGCTGGCCCGCAGGTGTAGCCGAGTCCAGGTCCCAGCAAGGTGAAGTTCTGGGGAAGCTTCACCGTCTTGTTGGATGTGCCGGATTGGCCAACACTCACCTGGAAAGCTGAGACTGCAGCTGCGGGATCCTGGCCATAGGCCCCGACGACGCCTCCCTTGCAGCAGTTAGCTATCTGCTGGTTGTAAGGGACCCCGGGAAGCAAGTCGACGATGGCCGGAGTCTTCTTGCAGCAGTGAGGAAGGTTGGCCTTGAACTTGGAGCAGTCACCCTGCTCCGTGGCCTGAGCACCCACCATGGACCATATCACCTCCTTCTTTGCCCACGTCCAACCCAGCGTCCACCCTGGGCTCATTATGTGCCGGTACATTTGGAAATTGTTCATCGTCACCACGGCCTTGCAATGACATGTTGATGCGTTCAGAATCCGAGTCTCGAGTGTCAGCAAGGCAAAAAGTACTTGGGGAGGAGGAAGACACATACCACATATCCATCTGCCGTCCATGAGATCACATCCCATTTGATGGTAATGTTTCCGGTCGGGTCCAATGGATCATAAGCCACTGTGTCATGAACGATTAGATCAGAACGTGTGAATCTAAACTAGTTCACCTCATTTATATCCAAGATGAAATCAGAACCTGCAGGAGAGAACATCAGCGCGAGAACAGAGATGAACAGAACAAGCGAACAGCTCGACCAATCATCTGCTGCAGGGTATCTTCGACTTGGGCGACCGATTTGATTCAGCTCCATCTTCGGCGATTCACCTCACCAGAATCGCCTGCTTTGGCAGAAGAGGCTGCTGCTgagtgaatggaggagcagtttgTGGGTTTTTATGGAGAAGAAGTGCATCATCACTCACCAACTAATTAGCTGGCGAtgttagaagaagaagaagaagaagaagaaggagaaagtCTGCTATCGTTCTCAGTTCTTCTTTTTCTTCGGGTTTTCTTGTAGTTTAATTCCTCAGTTTCGAAGCAATGTGTGTTTGGTGAGATTAGAAAGAAAGGGACGCGCGAAATTTGAAGAATACCTCCCAACGCTTGTCGATTGAGACTTCAAATGCATCAAAATACGAGgaaaattaaagaagaatcaacaTATATGTTCGCTATATACTGCTCTTACATGGAAACCCTGGAAATGAATGCAATTAATGATATGATCTACAGAAATAATTCACCAGAAGAACTCTGATTTGGGCAAAGATATCTGATGAGTTCAGGGATGAGAATCCAATTtctcatgtgtatatatatatatatatatatatgattggtcCAGAATGGAAATACAATTTGTCCACTGGAATGAAACGATTTATTATTCTTGGGATCATGTTTTTTGTGTTGCAGACGGCAGCAAGTGAGCGGTCGCCATCCAGCGTTTACATCTCAACATTGTTTACACAGCGTGAAGAAGATGCCCCATCTTTCTATTTCTTTTCTGCTCAGCCTGTTCAATTAAAGCCGATTCCTCAAGCATCAAGTACAGAGATTAATTGATTCTGTGCCTCCTCCTAATTAAGGGTGTGACTTGAATGCTGCCAAAATTGTCGAATTTTGATTCCCATTTTAATCCAATAAACTTATGGAATGGGCATGAATATTTGATACTTACAAGTGTACAAACTTAATATGAATCCACCCAAAGATTTGAGATCCTGGCTCGTGAATTTATTGGACTCAGACCAAGTTTAGTCTCGAATTTAGATTGGGATTCTCGTTGGATTCGACTCGAATTGGATCGACCATCACCCCTAATTTTGGTGGCCAACCTAAATTGACTACTAAAACATTGTATGGGCTGAGCTCAACATATCCGCTTTGGAATCGGCCCATACCCGAACCCGAACCCGAACCCGAACTAGCGCGCGGCGGCATGGCTCAGATATCACAACCAAAGAGGATGACGTATAcatcacaaaaatctgatataAAATAAATAGA
Coding sequences within:
- the LOC103981432 gene encoding COBRA-like protein 4, encoding MELNQIGRPSRRYPAADDWSSCSLVLFISVLALMFSPAVAYDPLDPTGNITIKWDVISWTADGYVAVVTMNNFQMYRHIMSPGWTLGWTWAKKEVIWSMVGAQATEQGDCSKFKANLPHCCKKTPAIVDLLPGVPYNQQIANCCKGGVVGAYGQDPAAAVSAFQVSVGQSGTSNKTVKLPQNFTLLGPGLGYTCGPAKVVPSTIFLTPDKRRKTQALMTWNVTCTYSQFLSSKHPTCCVSFSSFYNDTIIPCRSCACGCENKNCIKRDSNLLSTPGINTPKKDNAPLLQCTQHMCPIRVHWHVKLNYKDYWRAKIAITNFNYRMNYTLWTLVIQHPNLDNVTEVFSFDYKPLVPYGFINDTGMFYGMKYYNDLLMEAGAYGNVQSELLLRKDARTFTFKKGWAFPRKVYFNGDECMMPPPDAYPHLPNSSPVGAPPLILHNLAVSVLALILMVM